One window of Pseudacidobacterium ailaaui genomic DNA carries:
- the fliS gene encoding flagellar export chaperone FliS — protein MQNRHYHQQSLAGSNPVELIVALYDGMARFLNRAIAATEAGDVQARRVAVKRVLDILMHLQSRLRMEVGGPARTLAEFYAAVFALCLEGSRLSSSDRFREAVRCVLNVREAWQQVARDPEVCAMYAPPSGPGSEATSVSGWTI, from the coding sequence TGGCAGGCAGTAATCCGGTGGAGCTGATTGTTGCTCTCTACGATGGCATGGCCCGTTTTTTGAACCGGGCCATCGCCGCGACAGAGGCCGGAGATGTTCAGGCCCGACGGGTCGCCGTCAAACGGGTGCTGGACATTCTCATGCATCTGCAATCGCGGCTGCGCATGGAAGTGGGCGGCCCGGCCAGGACGCTGGCGGAGTTCTATGCGGCCGTCTTTGCCTTATGTCTGGAGGGCTCGCGATTGTCCTCATCCGACCGCTTCCGCGAAGCGGTACGCTGTGTCCTGAATGTACGCGAGGCCTGGCAGCAGGTGGCCCGGGACCCGGAGGTATGTGCGATGTATGCTCCGCCCTCAGGGCCTGGGTCGGAAGCTACGTCGGTCTCCGGCTGGACGATTTAA